The Mytilus edulis chromosome 5, xbMytEdul2.2, whole genome shotgun sequence genomic interval ATTTAAAAAAGGTGAAAAAGATCTTTGTATGGATTCCTCCATACTTTGTTGGAACTTAAGATGATCAAGAAATGGATTACGGTTCAGGATTCATCATTGTATTGAAATGAAATATCACTTAAGTtaattgtatatacatatttttttatttatttgaaacataAACATGTTTCTTCACTCAGGCATACATAGGCTTAGCCATAGCCGTATTCGAATTTTAATTTCAAACGCTGTTTGATGTCGTATTTCATTTGGCCATCAAAAAATGATGTATTCATTCGGAATGATTATGAAGGGGTAtaaattgcaaaagaaaaaaaggaaaatactgaactccaagggaaaatcaaaacggaaaaatcctttataaaatggcaaaatcatagctcaaacacatcttacgaatggaaaacaactgtcaaaatCCTGACatgttacaggcatttccttatgaagaaaatggtgaattgaacctggttttatggctagccaaactttCCGCAGTGTTAAAAATACCGCCaaaatgacaacattgtgtgaCTGGAAAAAATAAGTAAGAACACTCTGTCTGGACAgaggaatacaaaaacaaataatataatagtacgtTACAACATGTAAACCACACGAAAGAGTCTCCTCTTTATATGACCGTAACATATCAAAGAGACGGAGTCATTATAGATACGAGTGCAGATATCAGTCCTGTACAATCGATAGAGCTATAAAAAGCGTTTGTTTATGAAACAAAGGCGCACGAAATTTTATCTCAAGTTATTTTCATTGACAGCATGCAGTAATTAAAAGATATCATATAAAAAGTAACTACACTGTTGTGATACATGTCGTATTTTTATATAACACGACATTTGAAGTATTTCATTTGTAAACTCAAGTAGAGTGAGGGTTTAGAAATATAATTTTCTACAAATTTCTTTCTGgtatcattttataaaatattccttttatttgttttaatgtgaTCTGTAAATGTGTGCCGACTCTTATTACAATTTAAGACTTTCTTGTATCATAGATGTTGTCTACTGGCAAAAAAACTCACCTTTGTGTGTTAAAATTCCATATCACAATGTCCAAACTGAATATTGTGCGCATTTAATatctttatatattatttttagaaaatctTGTTCCGTTACTTTACGAAGAATAAAATTACACACCTATTCAACTGCGAACACAAAGGTAATTATGACAGTTACTTTCAGTactaattaaatattttgttttcaaaatatgcCCATTATAAAGTTTTTAACTTCCAGTTTGCTTAGATCTACGTCATTGccatatatataatgtatattttttcttgatACATCATCAGTAGACAAGGCATAGAAAGTTAATCAAAAAGGGAAAAAGAAATTGAGCTGTCATCTTGATTGCTGTTGGGaactaaattattttttattggtcCATTTTACCTTGACAGCTTGACCTAAGTACGTTTCTGTTTATTTTACGCAAATGCAACttaaatgtttgttacaactCGAAAATATTCTTCCATAACAGCATATATAGACGTGAAACAGAACATATGTAGGACACGGATCAAATCAACAcgtagtttagtatgacatccattatcactgaactagtatacacttttgtttaggggccagctgaagcacgcctccggatgcgggagtttctagttgcattaaagacccattggtggccttcggctgttgtcccCTCTTTGGTCGGGTTCTTGCCtcttttgacacattctccattttcattctcaattttatgacaatATAAACTAACATGCTGTCAACTCGTCTTCTTCTGATTCATATTTAGTCATACAATAACTTAGAACACATTATTCAttagttttgtgtttttttaatttcaaaagaaaCAATGGCAATGAGatagaaatttacaaaacaaatacagTAAATTTTTAAACAAGTTAACTGACAAGTAACGCAATACTGTTAGCActaaatgttatatttgttaattaatttttgctttttgaatattcaaaatttgTAATCTACATTTTGGTATAAAGGACttctcttctgtaaaaaaaaaagaccaacccCACCCTTATTATACTATGGCAACATACGGCTGTAAGTACTAAAACAGTGTACTATGGACGGATAATTACaagcaaatatacaaaagttaTAATAGACCATGACTGACAGAGAAAAGTAATCTCCACTGAATTGTGacatgccaatgcttatacaactgaataccaagtatcattgacaatcatatataGTTCTCCTAAACATggcaatttatcaaaaacttcttAATTGTTGACCACAGACGAGGCCAGAAACAGCTCAAGAATTCTCTTATATTTCAAACTTAAATCAATGTATTTACAAACGGCAACGATAACTAGCCATCAATAtgtacattaaaaacaaattatagatGCGAAAATAACTATTGGTCATGAAAAACATTAGCAAAGAGatgaataatttataaaacacCAAGGATTTAAACTTTCACTATCCTCATAAtttcttaatatataatatattttctgATTATTGTCGGAAATTAACAATTCATTATAAACTGTATGATCTATGATCCTTTTTATGGTTTTTCATCAATTCTTTACattaagaattgttttatcaATACATTAAACTGGTTGGCCACTTTATGAAATGTTGAACTACTTTTTCTTAACCTTTAACTGTAGTAAATAATTTACTGAAATCATTGTATTACATCTGTTTGCAGCAATGATAAGCGTATATATTATATGTACGAATGTAacattaaatatcaataaatattgttTTCTGCAAGTTTTAAGACTAATTCTTTCGCAACACACGCTAACAGTTGTCTtgaaacctgaaaaataaaaaaataaaacaaaaatattacctTGTGCAGCACAATACAAGCAATACAAGTTGATATCgaaaacatcaatataaaaaaataagatgtggaataattgccaatgagataactctccgcCAGAACCTGTATAAAAACTATTTTCAAAAGGTCCTTAATACACTCGCAATATCGCTCATCAAGACTGAAGTGATGTAGGGCTATTAAAAGTGGATAATTCTATGTGTTCTGAATTTTTGTTTATCTCTGCACACTCCGACTCTTACATGTATTTTTGTGGTTATAACCGTAACACTGGTGAAGATCTCATTTTAGAGTAGATGTATTGTGCATACAAAGTTGGTTAACTTTTCTTATATGTGTATCCAACTTGTATTCGACCGGGACCGGCAAAATAGCAACTGTCTTGAAGTTAATGATTGGAACAACAACCCTTAGTAATATATAAGGGTTTTCCCTACGAGTAAAGAGAGAATAAGATGGTGGATCATTATGTAACTTGATTCaaggataaaaaataataaatatgtatactaaatCATgagtattatatattatataaaggaAGAAATACATACTGTGTATGGCAGGGAAACTTTTATACAACGTGGTCTTTGCCTATGTTTTTGCACAACGAGCATGCAAAAATTACTGCTACCACCTAAAATTGAAATATGTCTATGTATAAtacaaatatcttttaaaaacataaGTATTCAAAATTACGAACGTTTTTATAAACGATACAGAAATTGCAAATCCGGATGAAATTCCGTTTTCTACACAAGAGAACACACTCTGTaatgtctcgcctgctttactgaccatgattgatttaatgtttaaagtcttaGAGATAAAGGTTTTATAACATGTATCAAATAAACACAACATTATCAATGGTGCAtaacaatgaggtcaaggtcagataaaccctgCTAGACAGACACGTTCttcttacaatcatttcatacccAAAGTACAGTTGAACTATTACTTATAGTACATGTAGATCTTACAAGGattcaatataccaaatatatcaCTGCCGCCCTGTCGGACAGTAATCTCTATCATGTCTCGCATTCTGCAACTGTCGTCGAAGGCGACACAAAATTGAATGCTATACTTCAATCAATTTTCAAAAAGAATAGTGATGATACATTTAACATAAAAGTTTATATTCCGGTCTTAATTTcgatgtaaactgtttattttcaacaaaagaacACCAAGTCACAAGTGATTATTTCAATAGCGTAAATATACCTACCTCAACTAACAAAATGAAGACGCCAACACATATAAATGCAATTGAATATTTATCCGCAAAGTCCTTCAAAGCATTGTAACAGCCCTGTTCAAATAAAACATTGACATTCATATGACAAacaattttacatgtatacaCAGGCAGTATCTATATTACTAAGCCTACGTGGCGTTGATAATGAAACTGACATGAAATTGcatgacaacgtcgtcataggtaaaatagcgataaactaattctcattggtcatctcaactcgattgcttttctcgctttcatCTCGTTGAGATGGACAAAGATAATCTGtttatatcatgctactcgcttgagatggaaatttatcgctagaaactaaggaggcacatggcgttgctaatgaaattgacatgaaattgacaacgtcgtcataggtaaaatagcgataaacagattattatTGGTCATAAAATTACTGGTCTTCGAAATGTAATGATTGCATAGAACAAAACAAATACTTTACTGTAAACAACGTACTGACGTCTCCTTATCTTTATAATTACGTTTCTAAGCATACGGATATTTTACAATCTAAATAAACGTTTCTATTGATACCCGTAAATATTAGTTTTTATTCTTGAAGATTGTATAACTTTTTAgcaatgacgttgtcagtttgttttcgatctatgagtttaaatgtccctatgatatctttcgcccctcttagTTATCGTATGGCTTTGTATGAGATACTTCGGTCTAAGGTTCAATATTTACAACggtaatttacaaaacaaaatagtgaAGTGACCTCGACCGATGTGTAAGTTGGTTGTACTATATAAGTGTATTTGCAGTGGCTTTAAACCATAAGAATCGCAGTGACAATTTACCATAAGTTTCTATTCTCTTTAGACAACGAACTTATCAACAAAAGTATATGGATGCCAACAAAATTgattcacaatataaaaatacACTAATATACCGTTGGATGTTGTCCAGTTGGAGTTGCACCGTtggtaaatgtacatgtacttgtgtATGAAGACGATGTCGCTGATGGACAACATGATTTGGGAAGCTCATCCGTTCCACCTCCAGTATACCATACAGACCCTGTGTAATCATTATTGGCCCCAGTACCAGTGACAGCATCAATACCACAACACTCAAACTGTAATACAACATACAAGCATCCGCAATTTGATTCCAttagttgaaaaaaatcaatcgagatgaaacatagaaaatatcaagtCCTTTTACCTTTCAAAATTCATGTAAGTGACGTCTAAATGAAAAATCTGAATATTGCTACATGTTCGAAATAATGGGCTTGGCATCAGCATAAACGAAAACTTAACATCGGGTAAAATAGCTTATTGTCCTCAATTTCCTATTTAAAGAACTAGATGTACTAATATCAAAGTCACTCAGTGTCTCATCTGCTTTGATTATTTTGAATTcttttctctttttgaaaaatgactACATTCAGACTTTCGTTGGAAAATGTGCAATTTTAAGATTGTTTAAAAAATTAACAGATTAACAATTTTTTCCCCTAAAACATATGGATAACATATGTATATGTACTTACGTTCATATTCAGGTAATTCCATCCAGTTGAGACTTCGTCAGTAACAAGATCATCATTTGTAAATTTCAGAAGTCCAGTTTTCATTTCAGCTTTCAACTTAGATTCTACCTGTAAAAAGACGCTACGGTTAACATATTAACAACACGAGACATTTAATTAAAATTCTAAGAAATATGATGTTTGCAATTTCTTGTGAGTGCTTTAAATATGACGTTAAATTTGACGTATATAATTTTAAGTGAGTTCAAATGACTGATATATcgctgtacaaccttcaacaatgaacgaaCCGCATACTATGTCTATTTAACCCAAAGTTAttcattgtaaaattgagaatggaaatggggaatgtgccaaagagacacaacaacccgaccatagaaaaaaaagaaagaaaccaacaacagcagaaggtcatcaacaggtcttcaatgtagcgagaaattcccgcacccggaggcgtctttcagctggcccctaaacaaatgtatactagttcagtgataatgaacgccatactaatttccaaattgtacacaagatactaaaattaaaataatacaagactaacaaaggccagaggctcaacGCATTATCAACTTCTCATTGGTAAATGGATTGCAATGTTCAGAAAATGGTAGAGGGATCACTTTCTATTgtgattgatttaaaaaaaatataaaaccttTAATATGTGAATGAATTTCGGACAATGCGAACCATACACGAGCGGagcgaggggtctgggggccgttgaaggcccccagaagctctgagaaaaaaaactcaaaatcgtgcattctgagcgtttcccggactctttctgacattgaaacgcaattaatttCCAGcttttttttcgacaatattctggtctcaaagcaaaaacctagattcattgtaatttaagactttaaggtttaatggacaacattAAAaaaccgatatgtaggataaagcaaaaatcgtaattctcataatcagtaataccggatctgtctgtctgttctgtTCTTGTGTTGTATTGTGcttagactttggtgatttttttgaactagattaaatatagtgacagtgcagtattatactttaagtactagttcTGAAGTCGACACTAAGGCCATCTTGACcctgttttacggtattaatgtttcttttattgttgaagaccctcctgtaactttgaccattgatcattagtattttttctatgcattgactttgcgTGCGATTAGGTTCGTGcacatttactccatattcctttattttatgttaaagggtctgaacatGACTGAATgcaagaacaataaaaaaaaaaaaggtcatatatggcaatacattattgtttttttttcttcaaattatttgataccgggaaattggtgaccttactttaattttaaccaaagctatctagttttatctaccCAAAAAAGCcagttttgtattatttgatattaagttcaattctccatgcagaaacgaccattTTTTTCTTGAAGCATcgtatattcataaaatattttctcgcacaatatctggacatcggtgggcatgcaacattgcaaaaccacacgtttacaaatgaaaatcaatactcagactatagtcataaagcaataaatgaacaaaagacaaacccgggacacagaagtacaaacaatagaccatcaactctgaaaactaaaagtaaaatagaaacatgaaTCACGAAAAACATGCATGGCGACACCAGAGAGGGAAGAGAATTTGCTTCTAGctagacactttccgtgaaaacaatttgatataaagacaatcttttgtttcagttttttttttttttttttttaatttctaacatgaggcatttgcctcatttgcctcaatgtagttacggccctgcacgGTCATTAGGAAGTTACACATATGTTATGAATAATTTATCCCCCAAATATGGCACTTACGTCAGCTTTGAATACAATCCACAATATCACAATAACCAGCTTTCCGATGAACAGAATGACAACTACAATTGAATACTACAacgaaaaaaacaattataatatcTACACGTGAAATATCTCTTAAGATTAattatatattaacaaacaaTAAAGTCTTTTGTTACAGGTTTCAAACAGTATGGGCGATGAACTtgatacctatatatatattaagtaacCATTGGTTGTTGAAAGGACTACTAGTATATCAAATCATTTATGAAACTTTTTCATCAAACACAAAAAGAGAACACTTACAtataagcaataaaaaaaaacaatacatgtgtAAATTAAACACTTTAAATTCTTCTTTTCGGGGAAAAGGGGCAAAATTCATTATATTCTATGGCACAATGCCCCAGGAAATATGATTATtgattaaaaatcatattttcgttattgtttttattttacatattttgaattCCAGATCTGACAGAAGTGATCCATCTAGACGGACAAACGGTTAATTTGGCTCGCCCAATTATTTTACCATCTTCAATCATCTAAAATATTCTTTACAAATTTTAGCTTTTTGGTTTCGTAATCAAAATATGTGTATggctgttttttgctctttggttggattgttgtGTCTTTGATACAACCCCCATTTTTACTCACagttttatataacaactaatacaaaacATGCAGAAAGTAGCTAACATCCCATACTTACTATCGTCAAAAGTAATTTCGCTTCACAACACGCGCCACATCCACCCAACAACGACAGAACCAAAACAAAAGAGCCCATTACAATAAGTGTAATAGAAAGTCCTTTGGCAAGGTCACCAAAATTCGAAACTCCAAAATCGACAGTCTGTAATGCTGGTAATACTTTCTCATTGATGCCATCATCGTTTATGATCACTAAGATTCCTGGGATTAGCAGACCAAGTCCAAGCAACTGTAAAAATTGACAGTGCATTTTAATGTGCAAATGGTAACATTTTATTGTGCAAATGGTAACATTTTATTGTGCAAATGGTAACATTTTATTGTGCAAATGGTAACATTTTAATGTGCAAATGGTAACATTctattttaaacatattatttCATACGGCATTTGAGAAATATGTGCTGTGTGTATGACTTATATGGATATAGATGGGCATATGCGGAAGaatgaaaaaaaactgtttaatgGTATTTGTTCCGTTTTTATTAAACAACCACGTTTTCAGCATGTTAACTCATTAATGCTGTGTATATAGTTGACTATTTTCTGTTACTGCTGTTGTGTTTTATAAGTGGTATATTATTGTAATGTCTTTTCTGTTGTCTCGGCGGCCGAGTTGTCTATAAggagttactactgtaatcactagccagtcaacactgaggttgtgagttcttatcccgctcgtgcgggtgcaatcgactccaatcttaattgaccaggattgtcagtttttctatcaAAAGTCGATGgatttctccgggcactccggcttcctccaccaataaaaaactgaccgccacgaaatagctaAAATGCGGTTCTTAAAacagcaaaaacaaaattaaactgttgtcttgttttgaatttaatttagTTGGAATTTAACCAAatcattatatttgttataattatGTATGATTTAACACAAGTAATCTCTTCGCATACAGCAAGTCTATCCGAACACAAGTATAATTATCTCTAaacatacaatgtataaaaagtcaTTCTAATACCAAATTGCTTATTCAAATAaccaattcaataaaaaaatatattttctttggtTTCTTATCTGATTATACTATAATTTAAACCTAAACACTACATATACTTACAATGAATATAATATTGATTATAATCAAGGCAACTTTACTGCACTTTGGGTTACACATGATGAATTAAATATTGGCTgggaaaaaaagtataaaaacacACATGAATAAAATATAATGGTAAAATATTGATTCTAGAACTATGTGTCAATAAAAACTCTTATGCTAATAACTAAGAAATTAGTCTTtccatattttgaatttaaagtatatttttttaaacacatacTAGGGACAGAAATCGAGACACCATGGAAATTTTTTAGTACAGATCATAACACAAAATAATACATATGAAAATACAAGGCATGATTCCAAAAACATATTTACTTTCGACTCGCAAACTAGAACTAATAAATCAGATAACATATGGGTGAAAATCggtttattactttttttatctCCTTAATTTATATGATCGTCATTTAACAAACATCTCtgttatatttcttttcattctATTAGAtttcttttcgtaaaaaatatattttataaatgtaggCCTGTTGTTTTCTCGTTTTGAATTGCTTCACATTTTGAATGTCGTATTAATGACCTATAATTGCACATATCGCCGTCAATTGAATTCTTTATTGGATAGTAAATAATATGGTCtaattggctatcataccacatcttcttatttt includes:
- the LOC139523388 gene encoding tetraspanin-9-like — protein: MCNPKCSKVALIIINIIFILLGLGLLIPGILVIINDDGINEKVLPALQTVDFGVSNFGDLAKGLSITLIVMGSFVLVLSLLGGCGACCEAKLLLTIYSIVVVILFIGKLVIVILWIVFKADVESKLKAEMKTGLLKFTNDDLVTDEVSTGWNYLNMNFECCGIDAVTGTGANNDYTGSVWYTGGGTDELPKSCCPSATSSSYTSTCTFTNGATPTGQHPTGCYNALKDFADKYSIAFICVGVFILLVEVVAVIFACSLCKNIGKDHVV